In Apis mellifera strain DH4 linkage group LG1, Amel_HAv3.1, whole genome shotgun sequence, the sequence GCCGTCTTCGCCTTCCTCTTTCTGATCCCGTTCATCGTGGAACCGGCGGTGACCACGATCCTGGCCGACTTTTCCCCGCACGCTGTCGCCTGCGTCGTCACCGATCACGTTTACGCCGAGGGATTGAAGAATTGCTCGTGGGCAAGCTGTAGAGAAGGTAACAGTTAATTAAGCCACGTTCGCCACGTTGAACATGGACTTGGAGGATTGGGATGAGATCGTTTTTGTGCAATAATTACAGGTTGTACGAGCGCAGCGCTTCGTTGCCATCAGATCAGGGTGAACTACACGAGGCTGTCGTTCGAGGAATTCGTTGCGAAACCGTTGGGCTCCATACAGTGGGACGTTTCGGACACGAAGTTTTTCGTGAACACGGAGGGCTGCGGTTACCCGCCCAGGGTGAACTGTTCCGACTTCGCCAAAAACTACGGATACTCGAACATGGGGAAAATATTCCCTTGTTATTACAGCAGAACACATCCGGAGACTGTCGTCGCAaggtataattattaattccattCGTGACCAACTTGGCAAACGGAAACACGAACGCGTGCCATTTCCGCGGTTAAATGTAGGTTAATGcagtatagtatattatatcgcaatttttcaatagatttGCATCTTCTTGTGTAGGAAATTACACttattttaatcgttaataaCGATTCTGTTTGTGCTGGAAGTTTTTTTATCTGTtccattgtaaaattataacttgTACTACGAAAAGAATTTGTTTCacgttttatgtatatatatttttattgatttccgtttcttttcttaGATACTCTTGGGATGAAAATCTGAGGCATCTAGTGTTAGCCTTGGTAGTGCCTACAGTTGTTTTCGGAGTGTCCCTCGGTGTATTATGCTATTGGTATTGTCCACCGATGGGCAAGACTTGCGGAGGACCAGGTCGCAACTTGATTGACAAGTACGC encodes:
- the LOC102654970 gene encoding protein tipE → MGAQEEDTKSSTIGGVLPVVEVVTLVEKAKFYTSLCLGITAILAVFAFLFLIPFIVEPAVTTILADFSPHAVACVVTDHVYAEGLKNCSWASCREGCTSAALRCHQIRVNYTRLSFEEFVAKPLGSIQWDVSDTKFFVNTEGCGYPPRVNCSDFAKNYGYSNMGKIFPCYYSRTHPETVVARYSWDENLRHLVLALVVPTVVFGVSLGVLCYWYCPPMGKTCGGPGRNLIDKYARKEE
- the LOC102654970 gene encoding protein tipE isoform X1; protein product: MGAQEEDTKSSTIGGVLPVVEVVTLVEKAKFYTSLCLGITAILAVFAFLFLIPFIVEPAVTTILADFSPHAVACVVTDHVYAEGLKNCSWASCREGCTSAALRCHQIRVNYTRLSFEEFVAKPLGSIQWDVSDTKFFVNTEGCGYPPRVNCSDFAKNYGYSNMGKIFPCYYSRTHPETVVARYSWDENLRHLVLALVVPTVVFGVSLGVLCYWYCPPMGKTCGGPGRNLIDKYARKEDILGEDEFEEDEEEY